The Erythrobacter litoralis HTCC2594 nucleotide sequence TCGATCGCCGAACTGGACGCGCAGGAGCGGGAACGCGCCGCGCAGGAGCAGGCGCTGGTGCGGCAGGAAATCGCCGCCCGCGCGACCGCCGAGCGCGAACGGCGCGACCGCGCCCAGCTCGAGGCCGAGCTGCAGGTGCAGGAAAGCCGCGAGAACCAGATGGCGATGGCGCTTATCGCTCTGCTGATCGGTGTCGGCGGCGGTTATGCGACCTATCTCGCCTGGGGGCGCGAAGACGGCGAGAGGCAGCGCATGATCGCGGGCACGATCGCTGGCGTCGGCCTGATCGCTGCCTTGGCGCTGTGGTTTACGCGCCCCGGCCTTGATGCGATCGACCGCAAGGTCGCAGCGGCAATGGCCGAGGGTGACGAGAATGGCGACCCCGATGGCACCGCGCTAGCCTCGCCCGGAAACGCCAGCCTCACCTGCCGCCTGGTACCCGAGCGCAGCCGCATCACCGGCGCGCCTGCAGAAACTGTGGAATTCGACTGGGCCGAAAACGGCTGCGTCAACGGCCGCACGCAATACGGCTTCCAGTCGGGCGAATGGAGCCGCGTCTTCGTGCCCAATGACGAAGCCGCCGTCGCAATCAACCGCTACGATCCCGAGACCCGCACCTATCGTACCGACCGCTACTTGCTCACCGCCAGCGCCATGCGCGCGGCGCGACAAGCGCGTGAAGCCTACACGCCGCCCGCCTGCACGGTCGATGGCGCTGCGGGGCAGCTCGGCGACCTGCAAAGCGCAGTGACGAGCCAGTTGCCGGAGCGACCAAACGAGCGGCTGGTCTATCGCTGCGAGGTCAAGGACAGATAATGGAACAGGCACTGGTCTTCGCATCGATTGTCTTGGGCGTTGCTGTGGCATTCGAACTCGGCAATCTCGATCGGGTGCTGCGGTCGAAGCGCGTAAAGTGGCACTGGGCCCAGCCGGCATTCGCACTGTTTATTCTGTTGAGCAGCATCGCCTATTGGTGGCAGGCGGCCGGTCGCGAAGGGGCGATCACTTTCGCGGAATTCCTGCCGGTGATGTTCCAGCTCGTTATGCTCGTGCTGCTCGCTGCCGTATCTTTGCCCGACAAGGTGGACGCGGAAGGCGTGGACCTTGCAGCGTATTACCAAGAAAACCGAAAATATCAGTGGCTCCTGGTGAGCCTCTATTTCTGGTCGATCCATGTCGGCTATCTTGGACACGTTTTGCTGACGTCCAACAGTGTCCGCGACGTTGTCTTACGAGCGGGTCCCGACACGTTGTTCGGGCTATTGTTTATAGGCATGATCTTTGCCGCGCGCTGGCGTTGGATCGCTGCGGGCTTCGCTGTCCTCGCCCTGTCGC carries:
- a CDS encoding S1 family peptidase, encoding MIRLLTLFAVLLGLALPHPALADPADIQAAARGVVRVVIIGSDGERVYPISHGSGFAVAPTRIVTNAHVVREAAQDDSLRIGIVPSDGDDASYARIVRIAPAKDLALLEITGGELRLPPLTLAGSRERDAAEVISVGYPMNVDRAQGLEIDDIFRPQPTVNSRGYISGSRPSTQFDTILHTAPIARGNSGGPLLDQCGRVLGVNSFGADGEGADGEFYFAVSNRELIPFLRASDVTPRTNGQPCRSIAELDAQERERAAQEQALVRQEIAARATAERERRDRAQLEAELQVQESRENQMAMALIALLIGVGGGYATYLAWGREDGERQRMIAGTIAGVGLIAALALWFTRPGLDAIDRKVAAAMAEGDENGDPDGTALASPGNASLTCRLVPERSRITGAPAETVEFDWAENGCVNGRTQYGFQSGEWSRVFVPNDEAAVAINRYDPETRTYRTDRYLLTASAMRAARQAREAYTPPACTVDGAAGQLGDLQSAVTSQLPERPNERLVYRCEVKDR